A part of Numida meleagris isolate 19003 breed g44 Domestic line chromosome 27, NumMel1.0, whole genome shotgun sequence genomic DNA contains:
- the LOC110388760 gene encoding cathepsin L1-like isoform X1, which translates to MFRAMTVPLGLLLALLGCTRAVDPALEEAWEGWKSLYAKEYPEEAEVIRREVWEKNLRRIEQHNWEESQGQHMFRLGMNHYGDLMDEEFNQLLNGFTPLQHEEPALTFQASAARKTPAEVDWRVKGYVTPVKNQGHCGSCWAFSATGALEGLVFNWTGKLTVLSEQNLIDCTRKLGNNGCQGGYMTRAFQYVRENGGLNSELVYPYQATDTSSCRYNPGDRAANCSTVWLVAQGSEAALEQAVATVGPVSVAVDASSFSFHFYKSGITSCTWRSGGIFSSMFCSQKVNHGMLAVGYGTSQEGGKNVSYWILKNSWSELWGEQGYIRLLKGADSHCGVANQASFPLL; encoded by the exons ATG TTCAGAGCCATGACTGTGccactggggctgctgctggccttgtTGGGCTGCACCAGGGCGGTGGACCCTGCGCTGGAGGAGGCCTGGGAAGGGTGGAAGAGCCTTTATGCCAAGGAGTACCCTGAG GAGGCTGAGGTCATCCGCAGGGAGGTCTGGGAGAAGAACCTGCGGCGCATTGAGCAGCACAACTGGGAGGAGTCGCAGGGGCAGCATATGTTCCGCCTGGGCATGAACCATTATGGGGACCTG ATGGACGAGGAGTTCAACCAACTCCTGAACGGCTTCACCCCACTGCAGCACGAGGAGCCAGCACTGACCTTCCAGGCGTCGGCAGCTCGGAAGACCCCAGCAGAGGTGGATTGGCGGGTGAAAGGCTACGTGACACCAGTGAAGAACCAG GGGCACTGTGGGTCATGCTGGGCATTCAGTGCCACGGGGGCCCTGGAGGGACTCGTCTTCAATTGGACGGGGAAGCTGACAGTGCTGAGTGAGCAGAACCTAATCGACTGTACCCGGAAGCTGGGCAACAACGGCTGCCAAGGTGGCTACATGACCCGTGCCTTCCAGTACGTGCGTGAAAATGGTGGCTTGAACTCGGAGCTCGTTTACCCCTACCAGGCCACA GACACCTCCAGCTGCCGATACAACCCCGGGGACAGGGCGGCCAACTGCTCCACAGTCTGGCTGGTGGCCCAGGGCAGTGAGGCAGCGCTGGAGCAGGCAGTGGCAACTGTGGGCCCCGTGTCTGTGGCAGTGGATGccagcagcttctccttccACTTCTACAAATCAGGTATCACCTCCTGCACCTGGAGAAGTGGAG GCATCTTCAGCAGCATGTTTTGCAGCCAGAAGGTGAACCATGGGATGTTGGCTGTCGGCTATGGAACAAGCCAGGAGGGCGGGAAGAATGTGAGCTACTGGATCTTAAAGAACAG ctggtcGGAGCTGTGGGGTGAACAGGGCTACATCCGCCTGCTGAAGGGAGCAGACAGTCACTGCGGCGTGGCCAACCAGGCCAGCTTCCCTCTGCTGTGA
- the LOC110388760 gene encoding cathepsin L1-like isoform X2 — translation MFRAMTVPLGLLLALLGCTRAVDPALEEAWEGWKSLYAKEYPEEAEVIRREVWEKNLRRIEQHNWEESQGQHMFRLGMNHYGDLMDEEFNQLLNGFTPLQHEEPALTFQASAARKTPAEVDWRVKGYVTPVKNQGHCGSCWAFSATGALEGLVFNWTGKLTVLSEQNLIDCTRKLGNNGCQGGYMTRAFQYVRENGGLNSELVYPYQATDTSSCRYNPGDRAANCSTVWLVAQGSEAALEQAVATVGPVSVAVDASSFSFHFYKSGIFSSMFCSQKVNHGMLAVGYGTSQEGGKNVSYWILKNSWSELWGEQGYIRLLKGADSHCGVANQASFPLL, via the exons ATG TTCAGAGCCATGACTGTGccactggggctgctgctggccttgtTGGGCTGCACCAGGGCGGTGGACCCTGCGCTGGAGGAGGCCTGGGAAGGGTGGAAGAGCCTTTATGCCAAGGAGTACCCTGAG GAGGCTGAGGTCATCCGCAGGGAGGTCTGGGAGAAGAACCTGCGGCGCATTGAGCAGCACAACTGGGAGGAGTCGCAGGGGCAGCATATGTTCCGCCTGGGCATGAACCATTATGGGGACCTG ATGGACGAGGAGTTCAACCAACTCCTGAACGGCTTCACCCCACTGCAGCACGAGGAGCCAGCACTGACCTTCCAGGCGTCGGCAGCTCGGAAGACCCCAGCAGAGGTGGATTGGCGGGTGAAAGGCTACGTGACACCAGTGAAGAACCAG GGGCACTGTGGGTCATGCTGGGCATTCAGTGCCACGGGGGCCCTGGAGGGACTCGTCTTCAATTGGACGGGGAAGCTGACAGTGCTGAGTGAGCAGAACCTAATCGACTGTACCCGGAAGCTGGGCAACAACGGCTGCCAAGGTGGCTACATGACCCGTGCCTTCCAGTACGTGCGTGAAAATGGTGGCTTGAACTCGGAGCTCGTTTACCCCTACCAGGCCACA GACACCTCCAGCTGCCGATACAACCCCGGGGACAGGGCGGCCAACTGCTCCACAGTCTGGCTGGTGGCCCAGGGCAGTGAGGCAGCGCTGGAGCAGGCAGTGGCAACTGTGGGCCCCGTGTCTGTGGCAGTGGATGccagcagcttctccttccACTTCTACAAATCAG GCATCTTCAGCAGCATGTTTTGCAGCCAGAAGGTGAACCATGGGATGTTGGCTGTCGGCTATGGAACAAGCCAGGAGGGCGGGAAGAATGTGAGCTACTGGATCTTAAAGAACAG ctggtcGGAGCTGTGGGGTGAACAGGGCTACATCCGCCTGCTGAAGGGAGCAGACAGTCACTGCGGCGTGGCCAACCAGGCCAGCTTCCCTCTGCTGTGA
- the MYDGF gene encoding myeloid-derived growth factor, with the protein MAAPCGLRGRWLWAAVVPAAVLCVAVWAAEEASTAEFDVRPGGEVHSFSRSLGDYTCTFTYSAQGGTNEQWQMNIGVSEDNLLFSCSVWRPQGKSYLFFTQFKAEVKGAKIEYAMAYSQAAVGAQSDIPLKQEEFEITETTVSHREGKFRFELSKLMIVAKTPHDEL; encoded by the exons ATGGCGGCGCCCTGCGGTCTGCGCGGTCGGTGGCTGTGGGCCGCGGTGGTGCCGGCCGCCGTGCTGTGCGTAGCGGTCTGGGCCGCGGAAGAGGCGAGCACGGCTGAGTTCGACGTGAGGCCCGGTGGGGAAGTTCACTCCTTCTCCCGGAGCCTG ggGGATTACACCTGCACTTTCACGTACTCTGCTCAGGGAGGAACAAACGAG CAATGGCAGATGAATATTGGAGTCAGTGAAGACAACCTGCTCTTCTCCTGCTCTGTCTGGAG GCCCCAAGGGAAGTCTTACCTCTTCTTCACCCAGtttaaagcagaagtgaaaggaGCCAAGATAGAATATGCCATGGCTTAT TCTCAAGCTGCCGTGGGTGCACAGAGTGACATCCCCttaaaacaggaagaatttgaaATCACTGAAACAACAG tGTCTCACAGGGAAGGCAAGTTCCGTTTTGAACTGTCAAAACTTATGATTGTGGCAAAAACTCCCCATGATGAGCTGTGA
- the TNFAIP8L1 gene encoding tumor necrosis factor alpha-induced protein 8-like protein 1 yields MDTFSTKSLALQAQKKLLSKMASKTVANVFIDDTSSEILDELYRATKEYTHNRKEAQKIIKNLIKIVMKLGVLYRNGQFSPEELLVMERFRKKVHTLAMTAVSFHQIDFTFDRRVMSSVLMECRDLLHQAVSSHLTAKSHSRINHVFNHFADYEFLSALYGPAEPYRTHLKRICEGVNKMLEEGNI; encoded by the coding sequence ATGGACACCTTCAGCACCAAGAGCTTGGCCCTCCAGGCCCAGAAGAAGCTCTTGAGCAAAATGGCTTCCAAGACCGTGGCCAATGTCTTCATTGACGACACAAGCAGTGAGATCTTGGACGAGCTCTACCGAGCCACGAAGGAGTACACCCACAATCGCAAAGAGGCCCAGAAGATCATCAAAAACCTCATCAAGATTGTGATGAAGCTGGGCGTGCTGTACCGCAATGGGCAGTTCAgccctgaggagctgctggtgaTGGAGCGCTTCCGCAAGAAGGTGCACACCTTGGCCATGACAGCGGTCAGCTTCCACCAGATAGACTTTACCTTTGACCGCAGGGTCATGTCGAGTGTGCTGATGGAGTGCCGGGACCTCCTGCACCAGGCTGTCAGCAGCCACCTGACGGCCAAGTCACACTCCCGCATCAACCACGTCTTCAACCACTTTGCAGACTACGAGTTCCTCTCAGCCCTCTACGGGCCAGCCGAGCCCTACCGCACCCACCTGAAGAGGATCTGCGAAGGTGTCAACAAGATGCTGGAGGAGGGCAACATATGA